The following proteins are encoded in a genomic region of Bacteroidales bacterium:
- a CDS encoding Fic family protein gives MSKAKISIRFFDDREVRALWDEENAKWWFSVLDIVAVLTDQNDYTKTRNYWKYLKAKLKKENSQVVSATTQLKFLAPDGKKRLADTLDYNGIIALGKEFPGKKANRFIEWFTYSDASIDGKSKTKAYALFESSFINSIEVGTTNGLQQIHAYLFGGLYDFAGQIRQKNISKRGFQFAVSRFLGETLKQIEEMPETTFDKIVNKYVEMNIAHPFMEGNGRSTRIWLDLILKIRLKKCVDWSKIGKKDYMNAMMQSPTNSNFLKKLLKNVLTDKINDREMFMKGIDCSYYYEEND, from the coding sequence ATGAGTAAGGCAAAAATATCCATACGTTTTTTTGACGACCGTGAAGTGCGAGCTCTTTGGGACGAAGAAAATGCCAAGTGGTGGTTTTCAGTGTTGGATATTGTTGCCGTGCTTACTGACCAAAACGACTATACAAAGACTCGCAATTACTGGAAGTACCTTAAAGCCAAGTTGAAGAAAGAAAATAGCCAAGTGGTTAGTGCTACTACCCAGTTGAAATTTCTTGCACCGGATGGCAAAAAGCGTTTAGCTGATACGTTGGATTACAACGGTATTATTGCATTGGGTAAAGAGTTTCCCGGCAAAAAAGCAAACCGATTTATTGAATGGTTTACATACAGTGATGCAAGTATAGACGGAAAAAGCAAAACAAAAGCGTATGCCTTGTTTGAAAGTTCGTTTATCAACAGCATTGAAGTTGGTACAACCAATGGCTTGCAACAAATTCACGCTTATTTGTTTGGAGGATTGTATGATTTTGCTGGGCAAATCAGGCAAAAAAACATTTCAAAAAGAGGTTTTCAATTTGCTGTATCACGCTTTTTGGGCGAAACCTTAAAACAAATAGAAGAAATGCCCGAAACTACATTTGACAAAATCGTGAATAAATATGTAGAAATGAACATTGCACACCCGTTTATGGAAGGCAATGGCAGAAGCACTCGAATATGGTTGGATTTGATATTGAAAATACGCCTAAAAAAATGCGTAGATTGGAGTAAAATAGGCAAAAAAGATTATATGAACGCAATGATGCAAAGCCCAACAAACAGCAACTTTCTAAAAAAATTGTTGAAAAACGTATTAACTGACAAAATCAACGACCGCGAAATGTTTATGAAAGGAATTGACTGTTCGTATTACTACGAAGAAAATGACTAA